The following coding sequences lie in one Sorghum bicolor cultivar BTx623 chromosome 6, Sorghum_bicolor_NCBIv3, whole genome shotgun sequence genomic window:
- the LOC8068465 gene encoding binding partner of ACD11 1 — MSETGHTVQVTNLSSRVSESDLHEFFSFSGPIEHIELIRSEDYGATAYVTFKERFALETAVLLSGATIVDQPVCITYWGQPEETFNFWDRPTWETEEEIEYRNYQTCQYNTTPQEAFTVAQDIMKTMLAKGYVLSKDALAKARAFDESHGLTAAAAARAAELSKRIGLTDRVNAGVGAMRSVDETYRVRETTKTVATATGRTAAKVVNGIVTSSYFSAGAMMLSDALTRAAKAAADLAAHGRQS, encoded by the exons ATGAGTGAAACAGGGCACACTGTACAAGTCACTAACCTCTCGAGCAGAGTATCTGAAAGTGATCTTCATGAGTTCTTTTCGTTCTCTGGTCCTATTGAGCACATAGAACTTATCAG ATCAGAAGATTATGGTGCCACTGCTTATGTGACATTCAAGGAACGCTTTGCCTTGGAAACTGCAGTATTGCTCAGT GGGGCTACTATTGTGGATCAGCCAGTATGCATAACTTATTGGGGACAACCTGAGGAGACTTTTAATTTCTGGGACAGGCCAACTTGGGAGACCGAAGAGGAAATCGAATACAGG AACTACCAGACATGCCAGTACAACACTACTCCGCAGGAAGCTTTTACAGTGGCTCAAGATATCATGAAGACGATGCTAGCAAAGGGATACGTGCTCAGCAAGGATGCTTTGGCTAAGGCTAGAGCCTTTGATGAGTCCCATGGATTaacagctgcagctgcagccaGGGCTGCAGAGCTGAGCAAGAGAATCGGTTTAACTGACAGGGTCAATGCTGGTGTTGGTGCAATGCGATCAGTCGATGAGACATATCGTGTAAGGGAGACAACCAAGACGGTTGCTACTGCCACTGGAAGAACTGCAGCTAAGGTGGTAAATGGCATCGTCACCAGCAGCTACTTCTCTGCAGGAGCCATGATGCTGTCTGATGCTCTTACTAGGGCTGCCAAGGCCGCGGCAGATCTGGCTGCTCATGGTAGGCAGAGTTGA
- the LOC8079560 gene encoding transcription factor ILI1 encodes MSSSRRSSSRTRRAGSGSLSSSTSRSISEDQISELLSKLQALLPESQTRNGAHRGSAARVLQDTCSYIRSLHQEVDNLSETLAELLASADVTSDQAAVIRSLLM; translated from the exons ATGTCCAGCAGCCGGAGGTCGTCATCACGCACACGGCGTGCGGGGAGCGGCTCGCTGTCGTCGTCGACGTCGAGGTCCATCTCGGAGGACCAGATCTCCGAGCTCCTGTCCAAGCTTCAGGCGCTGCTCCCGGAGTCTCAAACTCGCAATGGCGCACATAGG GGCTCGGCGGCGAGGGTGCTGCAGGACACGTGCAGCTACATCAGGAGCCTGCACCAGGAGGTGGACAACCTCAGCGAGACGCTCGCCGAGCTGCTGGCCTCCGCCGATGTCACCAGCGACCAGGCCGCCGTCATCAGGAGCCTGCTCATGTGA
- the LOC8068464 gene encoding uncharacterized protein At3g28850: MGCATSTEARRDMVWVGADAPSRRSFSLPSVDRQRLRLRAGSMLGTLGLAGSARHSGSCRHATLSVEEMMKGDNDHGADAVLLGDDAAKRPLKPRTPTLTPPNEPEVINAWELMAGLEDDEPTPRAPYKNLLLDEPPHEFVLEAPPLPQWMQADMDIPVALDFDPEVLSGFREALEGTTPSPEPAVVSSAEDETPREQEPQNRKGADACDMPMSPPSPEPAVVSSAEDETPTREQERKDRKDADACDMPMSPPSPEPAAVVVSSAEDKTPREQERKDRKDADACVMPMSPATGDMPPELSGLVRARIIAFQERIERRRTKGRDAKLSPLWPPGGERKAVVYFTSLRGVRKTFVDCCAVRSILRSYGVRLDERDVSMHAVFKAELADLLGPGFAGAALPRVFIDGQYLGGAEDVHFLHEAGELGRALEGCEAAPSRKLGYMEACAACGDVRFVPCETCYGSCKIFVEDDDADDRYHDVGEFRRCSDCNENGLVRCPVCCC; this comes from the coding sequence ATGGGGTGCGCAACCTCCACCGAGGCGCGGCGCGACATGGTGTGGGTCGGCGCCGACGCCCCCTCGCGCCGGAGCTTCTCGCTGCCCTCCGTCGACCGCCAGCGTCTGCGGCTTAGGGCCGGTTCGATGCTCGGCACCCTCGGCCTCGCCGGCAGCGCCCGTCACTCCGGCTCGTGCAGGCACGCGACGCTGTCGgtggaggagatgatgaaaggcgACAACGACCACGGCGCGGACGCGGTGCTCCTCGGCGACGACGCGGCGAAGCGGCCCTTGAAGCCCCGCACGCCGACGCTGACGCCGCCCAACGAGCCTGAGGTGATCAACGCGTGGGAGCTCATGGCGGGGCTCGAGGACGACGAGCCGACGCCGCGCGCCCCGTACAAGAATCTGCTACTCGATGAGCCGCCGCATGAGTTCGTCTTGgaggcgccgccgctgccgcagtGGATGCAGGCCGACATGGACATACCCGTCGCCTTAGACTTCGACCCGGAGGTACTGTCCGGATTCCGGGAGGCGCTAGAGGGCACGACGCCGTCGCCGGAGCCTGCTGTTGTCTCGTCCGCCGAGGACGAGACACCCAGGGAGCAGGAGCCGCAGAATAGGAAGGGCGCGGATGCATGTGACATGCCAatgtcgccgccgtcgccggagcCTGCGGTTGTCTCGTCCGCTGAGGACGAGACACCCACCAGGGAGCAGGAGCGGAAGGATAGGAAGGACGCGGATGCATGTGACATGCCAatgtcgccgccgtcgccggagcCTGCGGCTGTGGTTGTCTCGTCCGCCGAGGACAAGACACCCAGGGAGCAGGAGCGGAAGGATAGGAAAGACGCGGATGCATGTGTCATGCCAATGTCGCCGGCCACCGGCGACATGCCGCCGGAGCTTTCCGGGCTTGTCCGTGCCCGCATCATCGCGTTCCAAGAGAGGATCGAACGGAGGCGAACCAAGGGCCGCGACGCCAAGCTGTCGCCCCTGTGGCCGCCGGGGGGCGAGCGGAAGGCGGTGGTGTACTTCACGAGCCTCCGCGGCGTGCGCAAGACGTTCGTGGACTGCTGCGCCGTGCGCAGCATCCTGCGCAGCTACGGCGTGCGCCTGGACGAGCGCGACGTCTCCATGCACGCCGTCTTCAAGGCCGAGCTCGCGGACCTCCTCGGGCCCGGGTTCGCAGGCGCCGCGCTCCCGCGCGTGTTCATCGACGGCCAGTACCTCGGCGGCGCCGAGGACGTGCACTTCCTGCACGAGGCGGGCGAGCTCGGGCGCGCCCTGGAGGGGTGCGAGGCCGCGCCCTCGCGGAAGCTCGGGTACATGGAGGCATGCGCCGCCTGCGGCGACGTCCGGTTCGTGCCGTGCGAGACGTGCTACGGCAGCTGCAAGATCTTCGTCGAGGACGACGACGCGGACGACAGGTATCACGACGTCGGCGAGTTCCGGCGGTGTTCCGATTGTAATGAGAATGGCCTCGTCAGATGCCCCGTCTGTTGCTGTTGA